One window of Watersipora subatra chromosome 3, tzWatSuba1.1, whole genome shotgun sequence genomic DNA carries:
- the LOC137389653 gene encoding apical junction molecule-like: MMGCADTLLINGLLLIVPFIISLISTLVGIFLSRRLGSGHIMATGNDHMRDTGSDHMMDTESDHMMALASINDVYREYGKEEPAGVTIIKEEGLHFNKRGKLVDVNGDPFVFEIYQTREENQRRYETICMGIEWYVYDLLEELLLRVPVREDKKGTTIFVSEDFDKKKNLLILIHGSGAVRAGQWARRLIINNDLDSGTQLPYIRRALQLDWGVLVTNTNDNSDYKGCRSPPEHGAYVWKRFVKDSANKKIAIVAHSAGGHVCTTMLNENHRDFKNRVFAIAFTDSFGNPDHKNKEYFKKVTTNWVTSWHPLGTPIDERSLRHVSAGTTRHEETSHWAIEEVFQYIEDSFGSTVPGDAVQIAERRDAFKRNAERLQRDKETDVDTGKRIKRDNTGAATNLNAVHANIEKEGSLSIQQVRELRKAMENEKADKQTGKSQMELTEYPDRDPLANKAKQAERGRVAKDRVEKEVEKERLEKERMENKMEKKEGIKKERMEKERMEKERMEKERMEKERKVVMEKERMGKERKEGIEKERMEKERMEKERVEKERKAGMEKERMGKERKEGIEKERMEKERMEKERKAGMEKERMGKERKEGIEKERMEERVEKERMEKERKEGMEKERMEKEWKERMEKERTEKEWKERAEKERMEKERVEKEKEAKEKAIKKAEMDSDKMMQALDDKAQRMKAKPTKAKAGKPQQGKTSDEETGSKKEGKRADPNKAQRELYQGHSERKPKDNLGKHAQKTSEEAVTHRQYDSNDTAKVHGSDV, from the exons ATGATGGGATGTGCTGATACGCTGTTAATAAACGGTCTACTTTTGATTGTCCCATTTATTATTAGCTTGATATCTACCCTCGTTGGCATCTTTCTTTCACGGAGATTAGGAAGTGGCCACATAATGGCCACAGGAAATGACCACATGAGGGACACAGGGAGTGACCACATGATGGACACAGAAAGTGACCACATGATGGCTTTAGCATCCATCAATGATGTTTATCGCGAATATG gtAAGGAGGAGCCAGCAGGTGTAACTATTATTAAGGAAGAAGGCTTGCATTTCAATA AGCGAGGAAAGCTGGTTGATGTCAATGGAGACCCATTTGTCTTTGAGATTTATCAAACTCGAGAAGAGAATCAACGCAGATATGAAACTATTTGCATG GGTATAGAGTGGTATGTTTACGATTTGCTCGAAGAGCTTTTGTTGAGAGTTCCTGTACGAGAAGAT AAAAAAGGCACCACGATATTTGTGAGCGAAGACTTTgacaaaaagaaaaacttgcTGATTTTGATACATGGCAGTGGAGCTGTAAGAGCGGGGCAGTGGGCAAGGAG GTTGATCATAAACAATGACCTTGACAGTGGCACCCAGCTGCCATATATTCGTCGAGCGCTACAACTGGACTGGGGGGTCCTGGTAACTAATACAAATGACAACAGCGACTACAAG GGTTGCAGAAGTCCGCCCGAGCATGGCGCATATGTATGGAAGCGCTTCGTTAAAGACAGTGCAAACAAGAAGATAGCGATTGTGGCACACAGCGCAGGTGGTCATGTCTGCACTACTATGCTCAATGAGAATCATCGTGATTTTAAGAATCGTGTCTTCGCTATCGCCTTCACCGATTCCTTCGGGAATCCTGACCACAAGAATAAAgagtattttaaaaag GTGACAACTAATTGGGTTACCAGCTGGCATCCTTTAGGGACGCCTATTGACGAACGTTCACTACGGCATGTATCTGCAGGCACCACCAGACATGAGGAAACATCTCATTGGGCTATAGAGGAAGTGTTTCAGTACATTGAAGACAGCTTTGGCAGCACGGTTCCTGGAGATGCTG TGCAAATAGCAGAGAGAAGGGATGCTTTCAAAAGAAATGCCGAACGATTGCAAAGAG ATAAAGAAACAGATGTCGATACAGGTAAAAGGATCAAGAGGGATAACACTGGAGCTGCTACAAATCTCAATGCAGTTCATGCAAATATTGAGAAAGAGGGTTCTTTGTCAATCCAACAAGTTAGAGAGTTGAGAAAAGCTATGGAAAATGAAAAGGCTGACAAACAAACTGGCAAATCACAAATGGAGTTGACAGAATATCCTGACAGAGATCCTCTAGCAAACAAAGCAAAACAAGCCGAAAGGGGGAGAGTCGCAAAGGATCGAGTCGAAAAAGAAGTTGAAAAGGAGAGGCTGGAGAAGGAGAGGATGGAGAATAAGATGGAAAAGAAGGAGGGGATAAAAAAGGAGAGGATGGAAAAAGAGAGGATGGAGAAGGAGAGGATGGAAAAGGAGAGGATGGAAAAGGAGAGGAAAGTGGTGATGGAAAAGGAGAGGATGGGGAAGGAGAGGAAGGAGGGGATAGAAAAGGAGAGGATGGAGAAGGAGAGGATGGAGAAGGAGAGGGTGGAAAAGGAGAGGAAAGCGGGGATGGAAAAGGAGAGGATGGGGAAGGAGAGGAAGGAGGGGATAGAAAAGGAGAGGATGGAGAAGGAGAGGATGGAAAAGGAGAGGAAAGCGGGGATGGAAAAGGAGAGGATGGGGAAGGAGAGGAAGGAGGGGATAGAAAAGGAGAGGATGGAGGAGAGGGTGGAAAAGGAGAGGATGGAGAAGGAGAGGAAGGAAGGAATGGAAAAGGAGAGAATGGAGAAGGAGTGGAAGGAAAGGATGGAAAAGGAGAGGACGGAGAAGGAGTGGAAGGAAAGGGCGGAAAAGGAGAGGATGGAGAAGGAGAGGGTTGAAAAGGAGAAAGAAGCAAAGGAGAAAGCTATAAAAAAAGCTGAAATGGACAGTGATAAGATGATGCAAGCTCTCGACGACAAAGCTCAAAGGATGAAAGCTAAGCCAACAAAAGCTAAAGCTGGCAAACCTCAACAGGGCAAAACCAGCGATGAGGAAACAGGAAGTAAAAAGGAAGGCAAAAGAGCTGATCCAAATAAAGCTCAAAGGGAACTTTACCAAGGCCACTCGGAAAGAAAGCCTAAAGACAATTTAGGAAAACATGCTCAAAAGACTAGCGAAGAAGCTGTTACGCATCGTCAATATGATTCTAATGACACTGCTAAAGTACATGGTA